CATCGCGATGATGGGGCTGGACGGCGGGCGGCTGAACATCGGCGCCTGCTCGCTGGGCGGGGCGCAGCGCTGCCTCGACGAGGCGATCAACTACACCAGGGAGCGCAAGCAGTTCGGCCAGGCGATCGCCGATTTCCAGAACACCCAATTCATGCTGGCGGATATGGAAACCGAGCTGCAGGCGGCGCGCTGCCTGCTCTACACCGCCGCCGCGAAGGTGACCGCCGACGCGCCGGACAAAACGCGCTTCGCGGCAATGGCCAAGCGCTTCGCGACCGACACCGGATCCAGGGTGGCCAACGATGCGCTGCAGCTCCATGGCGGCTATGGCTATCTGATGGATTATCCGATCGAGCGCTTCTGGCGCGACCTGCGCGTCCATTCGATCCTCGAAGGAACGAACCAGGTGATGCGGATGATCATCGGGCGCGAACTGACCCGCCAGTGAGCGTAGCGATCCTGCCAGGAGGACATGTGACAGACGCGTTGATCATCCGGACCGAAGGCGGCGCCGGCCGCATCCGCCTCAACCGGCCCAAGGCGATCCATGCGCTGACCGCCGGCATGGCCGAGGGCATATTGCATGCCCTGGAAAGCTGGCGCGGCGACGGCGCGGTCGAGGTGGTGATGTTCGATCACGCCGAGGGGCGCGGATTCTGCGCGGGCGGCGACATCCGCCTGATCGCGGAGAGCGGAGCGGGGGACGGCGTGGCGGCGCGGCGCTTCTTCCACCTCGAATATCAGATGAACCACCGGCTGTTCACTTATGCCAAGCCGACCGTGGCGTTCATGGACGGCATCACGATGGGCGGCGGCGTCGGCATCTCGCTGCCCTGCAAGTATCGCGTCGCGACCGAGAACACCCGCTTCGCGATGCCCGAAACCGGGATCGGCCTGTTCCCCGATGTGGGTGCAGGCTGGTATCTGTCGCGCCTGCCCGGGCGGGTGGGGCAATATCTGGCGCTGACCGGCGCGCGCATCGACGGTGCGGACTGCCTCGCGCTGGGCCTCGCGACCCATTATCTGCCCACCGCCGCGCTCGACGAGGCCAAGGCGCGGATCGCGTCGGACCCGCGCGCGATCGAGGAGATCCTCGCGTCGCTCGCCGTCGCGGCGCCGCCCGCGGCGATCGAGGGGCAGCGCGCGGACATCGCCCGGCTGTTCGCGTCGGACGTCCTGGAGGATGTCTATGCCGCGCTGGAGG
The window above is part of the Sphingomonas sanxanigenens DSM 19645 = NX02 genome. Proteins encoded here:
- a CDS encoding enoyl-CoA hydratase/isomerase family protein codes for the protein MTDALIIRTEGGAGRIRLNRPKAIHALTAGMAEGILHALESWRGDGAVEVVMFDHAEGRGFCAGGDIRLIAESGAGDGVAARRFFHLEYQMNHRLFTYAKPTVAFMDGITMGGGVGISLPCKYRVATENTRFAMPETGIGLFPDVGAGWYLSRLPGRVGQYLALTGARIDGADCLALGLATHYLPTAALDEAKARIASDPRAIEEILASLAVAAPPAAIEGQRADIARLFASDVLEDVYAALEADGGEWAAAQRATLDGKSPQTMKVSLRLLANGALFQDFADEMRQEYAVACHVVQRHDFIEGVRAVIIDKDNAPKWNPATPEQVSDHLIDTIFAPLPEHEAWQPARAG